The DNA segment CGGTGAACCAAAATAATGGCAAGCGGGTTGCTATAGTTGGATCCGGCCCAGCTGGTATCACGGTGGCCTTTATCTTGGCAGCCCAGGGGTTTGATGTCACTGTTTTCGAGTCAAAAGAGCGCATAGGCGGCGTCCTCCAATATGGTATCCCGGACTTTCGCCTGCCAAAGGATATTCTTGAAAAGCTCAAGGAAAAGCTCCAATCCCTCGGCGTGAAGATTCGCCCCAATATGCTCATCGGACCTGTTGTCAGCATTGATGATCTGTTTCGGGACGACTACAAGGCTGTTTTCATCGGGACTGGGGTGTGGAATCCAAGACCGCTTCGGCTCAAGGGTGAGACGCTGGGGAATGTGCATTATGCTATCCACTATCTCAAGAATCCCAAAGTTTACTCTCTTGGTCGCAAAGTCGCGGTTATCGGCGCGGGTAATGTGGCAATGGATGTCGCACGGACAGCTCTTCGGGAGGGGGCGCAAGAAGTCACTATCCTTTACCGACGTGGTGAAGATGATATTTCTGCCACCAAATACGAATATGAATACGCCAAAATCGACGGTGTTCGGTTCAAATTCTATTCGTCACCGGTGGAAATCACGGAGAGAGGTGTTATTTGTGTGGAGACGCAGGTGGTCCAGGGGGCGGACGGTCGAGCTGGAGTCGAACCTGTACCGGGGTCTGAATCGTTGTTTGAGGCCGACTCTGTCTTCATCGCTGTCAGTCAGGCTCCACGTAACAATCTGACCGGGTTGGAAGTTGGTAAGACCGGGCTGGTCATTACTGATGAAGATGGGCGTACCACGCGTTCCGGTGTCTTTGCATCGGGCGATGTTGTCACCGGAGCAAAAACCGTGGCGGAAGCCGTGAGTCTGTCCAAGCGGTCGGCACAAGCCATTATCGACTATATTGACGGTCTGTAGGACGGTCGTTGCACTGAAGTTTCATGAGCGGTCCGGGGAGTTTGCTTCTTCGGGCCGTCCTTGTCATTCAGTCTTGAAGGTCAGGCTCGGTTTCTTTGCTGTACAATTCTTCGAGTGATTTGGTGAAGTGGCGGACGATGGCGTTTTTGTCCAGTTGACTGCGGTTCTCTTCGGGCAGGAGGAAAAAACTCAGCGAAATGCCGACCAGGGAGGCCAATCCCAAAAAAGCCCTTGTGTCCCTGTCATCCCCTTTCATGAAACGGGCGCGGCGTTCTTTTTGCCGTAAGAAGTATTCGGACACCACATCGGAAACTTCTGGGTCCATGGCAGAGAGAAGAAGCAGTCGGAGTTTTTCTTTTCTCGGATTGTCATCCTCGGCAAGCAGCTCAGTCATGACCTCTCGAGCCAGGTTCTGTTCCCCGTGTGATGAGAGGACACTGTGCCCCATGGAGTGTACCACTTCATTGAAGAGTTTCTTCTTTGAACCGAAGTAGCGGTTGATCAGTGTGATATTGACCCCGGCTGCTGCGGCAATGCTCCGCGTGCCGACGTTCTTGTAGATATCCTGTGAAAACAGTGTCCGTGCAGCGATGAGAATGCGTTTCTTTGTCTCTGCTGCGTTTCGCGGGTGGTGTTCAGGAGGCTTCTGGCTACTTGATGTGCCGTTCCGGACTGACATTTATGTAATTCCTTCTCTTTGTTCTTGACAGAAAGAATCTTGTCACACTACTACTATGTAGTCAACTGATTACATACGCCAATGCGGGCCAATGCGGGCCAATGCGGGCCAATGCGGGCCAATGCGGGCCAATGCGGGCCAATGTGGTTGACGTTGCTCGTGGTAGAGTGGTCAAAGAGTGTAGAAAATATTATACAAGCTGTAATCGTATGATTACAGAACGTCCGAGAGGGTCATATGACACAGGTAAAAAAGCTTTTTATTTTTGTTCTTATCAGTCTGCTGTTTCCTGCGATAGCGGCAGCGGAAGGATCATCCGAAAAGAATATCATCAGTCTGGGGGGAGGCATGCGCGTTTCCACATCGGAATACAAGGATGATGGCACCAGCATCTCCCCTGTTCCTCTTGTGAACTACGAGGGGGAATATTTTTTCTTGCGTGGGCTGACAGCCGGAGCGCACATTTACAAGGATGAGTTGAACGAATTGTCCTTGACCGTTTCCTATATGACGCAGAGTTTTGATGCGAGCGAAAGTGATAATAGTGCCATGCGGCAATTGGATGACCGCGATGCGAGCATGTTTGCAGGAGCCGCCTATAGGGTGAGTTCGGAGTGGGGGGTGGCCAAGCTGTCTTTGTCTGCAGATGTGCTTGATACCAGCCATGGTTTTATCGCTGATGCCTCATATGCTTATCCTTTCAAGATCTCCTTTCTCAAGCTCAGGCCCGTGGTCGGTCTTGAATGGACCAGTGAGGATTTCAACGACTATTATTATGGGGTCAGCGAAAAGGAGTCTCTGAAAAGCGGATTGGATCGATATCGGGCCGGGAGTGGGGTAAATCCTTATCTTGGGCTGAATTTGAAGATCAACCTTGCAGAAGATTTTGATCTGATGTTGAGTACCAAAGCTAAGAGCCTCAGTGAAGAGATTACCGATAGTCCCATGGTCGATCGGGATGTGAAGTATTCTTTTGGTGTCGGAATGAGCTATTCTTTTTAGGAGCAGAGGGCCGCTTCCCTGGAGGAGGAGACGACTGAGAGCGTACATTGGGCAGCTTTGTTGAATGATTTTGCTCCAACAAGTTGATTTTTGGGTTCGTTTGGGGCGACAGTAGGTTCCGAGTTCGGGGGGATCATTCCCTCTCTTTGGGAGAGGGGAATGGTTCCGGGCCGTGTCACATTATCGGAGCTGATATGCAAGCACTCAAACTGAAAGTCTTTCTCCTTTTCATTGCCTACACCCTCTTCATGTTGCTCACCATGGGGATGTATTGGTGGAATATTGATGCCTTTCGTGAACGGTTGACCATTATGGACGAATTTCATGATGTGGTTTCGGATATTCTCGAAACACGGCGTTACGAAAAAAACTTCATGTTCTACCCTGAACCGAACAGCTTGAAAGAAGCTTTGGTCTACCTTGACAGAGCTGAAAAAACCGTTGGTTTGTTGCAGCCTAAAATTATCGCTATAGTCGGCCAGGAAACCTATGGCAATCTTGGGATCAGCATAAGCGAATACCGGGAACTTCTTCACCAGCTTGCCCAGGGCGATAAATCGGTCGCTGTTCGGACGCGGCAATATGGAGCACGATTGGTGGAGTCGGCTCAGGATTTGCTCAAAAAGAAACAGCAAAGTGTTCATAATGCGCTGGACAGGATTTTGTTCCTGCCTATCGCGGTCATGCTAACAGTTCTGATCCTGATCACCCTCGTGTACATCTTGCAGGCCCGTAAGGTCTTGGAACATCTGAAGTATGTGCAGCGGGCTGCGGACGGGGTAGCCAAGGGTGATTACGAGGTCATTCAGAACCTCAGCAGTGAAGACCCGATATCCATTTTGATGCGTTCTGCTTTTCGTAATATGGCCGATGAGTTGGATACCCGACAGGAACAGCTTGTGGAAGCGCGCAAGCTGGTTTCCATTGGAACTCTGACGTCCGGCATTGCCCATGAATTGAATAATCCTCTGAATAATGTTTCCCTGACAGCGGATACCCTGCTGGAAGAGTTGGATGATCTGCCTCGTGCCGAGATGCGTGAACTTCTTCAGGATATCATCAACGAAACAGGCCGGGCCAGTGAAGTGGTTCGTAACCTGCTTGATTTTTCCCGTGAGGAACAACGTCCATTGGCTCGCTTGAGTATGGCGACGGTGGTGGGGCAGACTTTGCGACTGGTCGGAAATCAATTGGCGTTGCACGGGATCAAGGTCGAAGTGGACGTGCCGGAGGATTTACCCAGTATTCGTGGCGATTTGCACTATCTGCAACAGGTTTTCATCAATCTCTTCCTCAATGCCGATCAGGCCATGGAGCAGGGAGGACTTTTACGTGTCGTGGGGAGACAAAATGATGAACACTTGTGCGTCGATGTCATTGATACCGGGTGTGGCATGGACAAGGCGACTCAGGAGCGAATTTTTGATCCGTTTTTCACGACCAAACCTGTTGGTGAAGGCACTGGATTGGGACTTTCCATTATCTACGGTATTCTCAAGAAGCACGGTGGGACCATCAGTGTGGAAAGTAAAGAAGGCAAAGGGACGACATTGACTGTTTGTCTGCCAATCATGAATGCTGATGAGGGAGTCTGATGCAAGAATTTCGTGCAGCTGTCATTGATGATGAGACTCAGGCGGCGAAACTTGTCGGCCGGGCCTTGGAAAAGCTGGGATTTGAAGTCGAGACCTTCGGGCTCGGGCACACTTTTCTGGCGCGTATGGCCGAGGACCCGTTTCAACTCGCTTTTATCGATCTTAAATTGCCTGATGTGAGTGGCATCGCCGTTCTCGAGTCCATCAAAACAGGATTCGAAAATATAGAGGCGGTCATCATAACTGGTCATGCCAGCATCCCCTCTGCCGTGGAAGCCACAGCCAAAGGTGCATCGAATTATATAGTCAAGCCGTTTCGCTTGCAGGAGGTCCGGTCCGTGGCGCGTGAAGCGCTGGAGAAGCTCGAGTTGCGGGAGGAGAATCTCCGTCTCAAGGAAGCTTTGCGGGAAACGCCCCCCCTCAAGGATTTTTTGGGGTCCAGTCAGGTCATGCTCGATGTTTTTGCCATGATACGCAAAATAGCCGGAGTGAACTGTAATGTCCTGCTTCAGGCGGATACCGGGACCGGCAAGGAGCGTGCTGCGCGGGCGATCCACGATCTCAGCCCGAGAAAAAACAAGACATTTGTATCGTTCAACTGTGGTGGCTTTACGGAAGAACTCATCTCAAGTGAATTGTTTGGTCACGAAAAAGGGGCGTTTACCGGGGCCACTGCCACCAAGATAGGACTGCTGGAATCCGCCAACGGGGGAACGGTTTTTCTTGATGAGATAGGAGAAATGCCTCCAAATATGCAGGTCAAGCTGCTCCATGTGATTCAGGAGAGAAGTATCCTGCGGGTGGGAGGTACCCAGCCCATTGAACTTGATATCCGTATCATTGCGGCGACCAATCGGGATTTGCAGGAAGCAATGGCAGCCGGAGAGTTTCGTGAAGACCTTTTTTACCGATTGAATGTCGTAAGTATTTATCTACCAACTTTGGCAGAGCGAAAGGCGGATATTCCCCTTCTGGCGAATCATTTTCTTGAAACCTTCAACGCCCGTTTCGGCAAGGGGGTGAAGTCCATTTCCTCTCAGGCCATGGAAGTGCTGACACAATATAATTATCCGGGCAATGTTCGAGAGTTGGAAAATATTGTGCAGCGGGCAGTCGCTTTGGCGGAAGGGGACGTCATCGGGACGCGGGAGCTGCCGCCGGATCTGCTCAATCTCGCTTTCAGCAGCATTGGTACACCGGGGCTTCTGCCTTTGGAAGTCGTGGAGCGGCGGCACATTCAGCATGTTTTGGAGGCCACGGGGTATAATAAGGGCTTGAGTTGTACTATTCTGGGTATCCCTCGGACCACACTTTGGCGTCGGATCAAACAATATGGGTTGGATGCCGGCGACGAAGAGTGAAATGTCGGATAATATCGACCTGTATCTGGTTTTTCTTGCGGCTACGGCCGCTTTTTTTTTGGCTTTTCCGCAGTGAGAAAACAATCCTGTTCATTCTGAAACATCATTAAGTGCATTTCAGCGATCATATGACCTGCAAGGTCCTCTTTTGTATTCCAAAATGAAACACCAAAGTTGTGTTTCTCCTCGATTTTCTTCTCTTTGTTTATAGTAAAGTGTAATATTATAATAAGTTAAGACTGAGCGGATGGGTTTCTGTGCTCGCCGAGTCCGTTACAAAGAGCACAAAGTCAATGGTTCATTCTGAAACGATTTTTTTGAGAAAAAAGCCACACCAGAAAGTGATTTCTTCTTATATTCATTTATTCCAAATAGTTATATTTTTATCGATCTTCTGAAGTCTGGCATTGGCCTTGCTATTGGGCTGATGACGGAAAGAATTATGAAGAACGTACTTATAGTAGTGGACGAATCGGAATCAAGCCTTTGGCTGGCCTATTACGCAATGGGATTGACTCATCGTATTGCCGCCAAGGTCTCTATACTGTTGGTCATGGACAAGGAATACACCGACGTGAATGAGGGCTCCGACGAATGGATCGGTTCACCGGAAAAGCGGTTGGAATCTGTTCTGGCCGAGGACCATTCCGAGAGGACTCATATCGATTTCTATGTGGTGCGAGGCAGAATGGAAGAGGAAGTCCCGAAATTCATTCGGGAGAATACCATTTCCAAGCTCTTTATCGGGAGTCCGCCGACCTGTCGGGCCGAGAGTTATGCAAAGCTCATGAAGTTGATTGATACGGTGAATACGACGACCCACTGCGATGTGGAGGTGGTGCAGAAAGTTTCTGCACACACCAAGAGACACTAAACAGATCGCCCTTTCAGTCATGGTTGTGAGGTGGATGGGCTGGTGACGGTATGGGCATGGCTCAACGCCGTAGACCGGAATAAAACGGTCGGGCACGGGGTCTGGATGATAGAAATCAAACCGTGGAGGAGTTCTTAATGTTTCATATGTATCTTCCCATCGCCGGGAACAGCGTCAACGTATTCCTGGTTTTCGCCCTGGGAGGGTTCGTTGGCCTGCTTTCCGGCATTTTCGGTGTTGGAGGTGGGTTCCTGATGACCCCGTTACTTATTATGTTCGGCATTCCGCCGACCGTTGCTGCCGCATCGGATTCCAATCAGATAGTTGGGGCGTCCACCTCGGGCTGTCTGGCTCACTACCGGTTGGGCAATGTGGATTTCAAGATGGGATTCCTGTTGCTTATCGGTGGTGTTCTTGGCGGATTTGCCGGGGTTCAGGTCATCAAGGTGCTCAAGGCCATGGGGAATGCCGACTTTTTGATCAATATCACATACGTTCTGATGCTTGGTGGTGTCGGGTCGTATATGTTCATTGAAAGCGTGCAGAGCCTGCGCAAGAAGACACCTGAAGTTGAAGTCGCTGCACCGCCCAAGAAAAAATCCCGGTATACGGTCATGTTGGAACGGCTGCCTTTCCAGACTGATTTCGCCAAGTCCGGTGTCCGCCTTTCCATGCTCATGCCTCTGGTTCTGGGAGTGTTGGTCGGGATACTCGCGGCTATCATGGGAGTCGGTGGTGGATTCATCATGGTTCCGATCATGGTGTATCTGCTTCGTATGCCCATGCATGTCGTGGTCGGTACCAGCCTGTTCCAGATATTATTTACCTGTATCAACGTGACCATCCTCCAGTCATACACAAATCATACTGTCGATTTCGTGCTGGCTGTTCTGCTGCTGCTCGGCTCCACCCTTGGAGCGCAGTTCGGTACACGTATCAGCCGCAAGCTGAAAGGCGAGCAACTCAAGATTCTGCTGGCCTCGCTGGTGTTGATTGTCATGGTCAA comes from the Pseudodesulfovibrio piezophilus C1TLV30 genome and includes:
- a CDS encoding sulfite exporter TauE/SafE family protein; this translates as MFHMYLPIAGNSVNVFLVFALGGFVGLLSGIFGVGGGFLMTPLLIMFGIPPTVAAASDSNQIVGASTSGCLAHYRLGNVDFKMGFLLLIGGVLGGFAGVQVIKVLKAMGNADFLINITYVLMLGGVGSYMFIESVQSLRKKTPEVEVAAPPKKKSRYTVMLERLPFQTDFAKSGVRLSMLMPLVLGVLVGILAAIMGVGGGFIMVPIMVYLLRMPMHVVVGTSLFQILFTCINVTILQSYTNHTVDFVLAVLLLLGSTLGAQFGTRISRKLKGEQLKILLASLVLIVMVKMLLNLLLTPDVLLAYAGGH
- a CDS encoding sensor histidine kinase, encoding MQALKLKVFLLFIAYTLFMLLTMGMYWWNIDAFRERLTIMDEFHDVVSDILETRRYEKNFMFYPEPNSLKEALVYLDRAEKTVGLLQPKIIAIVGQETYGNLGISISEYRELLHQLAQGDKSVAVRTRQYGARLVESAQDLLKKKQQSVHNALDRILFLPIAVMLTVLILITLVYILQARKVLEHLKYVQRAADGVAKGDYEVIQNLSSEDPISILMRSAFRNMADELDTRQEQLVEARKLVSIGTLTSGIAHELNNPLNNVSLTADTLLEELDDLPRAEMRELLQDIINETGRASEVVRNLLDFSREEQRPLARLSMATVVGQTLRLVGNQLALHGIKVEVDVPEDLPSIRGDLHYLQQVFINLFLNADQAMEQGGLLRVVGRQNDEHLCVDVIDTGCGMDKATQERIFDPFFTTKPVGEGTGLGLSIIYGILKKHGGTISVESKEGKGTTLTVCLPIMNADEGV
- a CDS encoding TetR/AcrR family transcriptional regulator, with amino-acid sequence MSVRNGTSSSQKPPEHHPRNAAETKKRILIAARTLFSQDIYKNVGTRSIAAAAGVNITLINRYFGSKKKLFNEVVHSMGHSVLSSHGEQNLAREVMTELLAEDDNPRKEKLRLLLLSAMDPEVSDVVSEYFLRQKERRARFMKGDDRDTRAFLGLASLVGISLSFFLLPEENRSQLDKNAIVRHFTKSLEELYSKETEPDLQD
- a CDS encoding MipA/OmpV family protein, producing MTQVKKLFIFVLISLLFPAIAAAEGSSEKNIISLGGGMRVSTSEYKDDGTSISPVPLVNYEGEYFFLRGLTAGAHIYKDELNELSLTVSYMTQSFDASESDNSAMRQLDDRDASMFAGAAYRVSSEWGVAKLSLSADVLDTSHGFIADASYAYPFKISFLKLRPVVGLEWTSEDFNDYYYGVSEKESLKSGLDRYRAGSGVNPYLGLNLKINLAEDFDLMLSTKAKSLSEEITDSPMVDRDVKYSFGVGMSYSF
- a CDS encoding universal stress protein, which gives rise to MKNVLIVVDESESSLWLAYYAMGLTHRIAAKVSILLVMDKEYTDVNEGSDEWIGSPEKRLESVLAEDHSERTHIDFYVVRGRMEEEVPKFIRENTISKLFIGSPPTCRAESYAKLMKLIDTVNTTTHCDVEVVQKVSAHTKRH
- a CDS encoding NAD(P)-dependent oxidoreductase translates to MGKHIIEEASRCLRCKKPLCSKGCPVSTPANKMVEALLEGDMKKAGAMLFANNPLTAVCSLICPHENFCEGHCILGKKGAPVQVSSIEQYVSRYYLEQFDPERPVNQNNGKRVAIVGSGPAGITVAFILAAQGFDVTVFESKERIGGVLQYGIPDFRLPKDILEKLKEKLQSLGVKIRPNMLIGPVVSIDDLFRDDYKAVFIGTGVWNPRPLRLKGETLGNVHYAIHYLKNPKVYSLGRKVAVIGAGNVAMDVARTALREGAQEVTILYRRGEDDISATKYEYEYAKIDGVRFKFYSSPVEITERGVICVETQVVQGADGRAGVEPVPGSESLFEADSVFIAVSQAPRNNLTGLEVGKTGLVITDEDGRTTRSGVFASGDVVTGAKTVAEAVSLSKRSAQAIIDYIDGL
- a CDS encoding sigma-54-dependent transcriptional regulator — its product is MQEFRAAVIDDETQAAKLVGRALEKLGFEVETFGLGHTFLARMAEDPFQLAFIDLKLPDVSGIAVLESIKTGFENIEAVIITGHASIPSAVEATAKGASNYIVKPFRLQEVRSVAREALEKLELREENLRLKEALRETPPLKDFLGSSQVMLDVFAMIRKIAGVNCNVLLQADTGTGKERAARAIHDLSPRKNKTFVSFNCGGFTEELISSELFGHEKGAFTGATATKIGLLESANGGTVFLDEIGEMPPNMQVKLLHVIQERSILRVGGTQPIELDIRIIAATNRDLQEAMAAGEFREDLFYRLNVVSIYLPTLAERKADIPLLANHFLETFNARFGKGVKSISSQAMEVLTQYNYPGNVRELENIVQRAVALAEGDVIGTRELPPDLLNLAFSSIGTPGLLPLEVVERRHIQHVLEATGYNKGLSCTILGIPRTTLWRRIKQYGLDAGDEE